A genomic region of Cyprinus carpio isolate SPL01 chromosome B11, ASM1834038v1, whole genome shotgun sequence contains the following coding sequences:
- the LOC109050113 gene encoding uncharacterized protein C3orf14-like isoform X1 — translation MASYTHEEFELSQKHEDILGERALLLLHLEAHYEQQKAKTKQQCLMSQAVKERNAQILKDLQNAEKNLQTKQLLHPDIINLETHYWASVERKLPEWKQYLPGKGQLPVSELLRQQKLKTRQQDPSPAQCKGKPPRPKHR, via the exons ATGGCCTCATATACACACGAAGAGTTTGAACTCAGCCAGAAGCATGAAGATAT ACTGGGGGAAAGAGCATTACTGCTGCTGCATTTGGAAGCGCATTATGAACAGCAGAAGGCCAAGACAAAACAGCAGTGTCTGATGTCTCAAGCAGTGAAGGAAAGGAATGCTCAGATCCTTAAG GATTTacagaatgctgaaaaaaatcttCAAACTAAACAGCTGCTTCACCCAGATATTATTAACCTTGAg ACTCATTATTGGGCTTCAGTCGAAAGGAAACTACCAGAATGGAAGCAGTATTTGCCTGGGAAAGGGCAACTGCCGGTGAGTGAGCTGCTTAGACAACAGAAACTGAAAACTAGACAACAAGATCCCTCCCCTGCACAATGCAAGGGTAAACCACCTAGACCCAAACATAGATGA
- the LOC109050113 gene encoding uncharacterized protein C3orf14-like isoform X2: protein MASYTHEEFELSQKHEDILGERALLLLHLEAHYEQQKAKTKQQCLMSQAVKERNAQILKDLQNAEKNLQTKQLLHPDIINLETHYWASVERKLPEWKQYLPGKGQLPTGGFGNPGMKQALK from the exons ATGGCCTCATATACACACGAAGAGTTTGAACTCAGCCAGAAGCATGAAGATAT ACTGGGGGAAAGAGCATTACTGCTGCTGCATTTGGAAGCGCATTATGAACAGCAGAAGGCCAAGACAAAACAGCAGTGTCTGATGTCTCAAGCAGTGAAGGAAAGGAATGCTCAGATCCTTAAG GATTTacagaatgctgaaaaaaatcttCAAACTAAACAGCTGCTTCACCCAGATATTATTAACCTTGAg ACTCATTATTGGGCTTCAGTCGAAAGGAAACTACCAGAATGGAAGCAGTATTTGCCTGGGAAAGGGCAACTGCCG ACTGGTGGTTTTGGGAATCCAGGCATGAAACAAGCTCTAAAGTAG
- the LOC109050110 gene encoding fez family zinc finger protein 2, translating to MLTPSWVEMASSLPLETVMSCPRLNDRSGATAAPKSLAFSIDRIMSKTSEPKAAAAEEERSGVLEGSEGKRTFGLCTPIPCMIPIQPFSYDLQAKALMNYSEFWKVNFRGALCTSAAMCQSNCGVCGKADAGVKHSVLPGSRVIKPQVIHQALAMPTNGSLCYFNYLDSAYHQSELLSGHLFSSAIANSQAQAISAHQKLLLLENAKLACVSPEKFPTPQYPHKEHLPGQLDQIVRENHSLTEKNGVKAHSKTNNCSADGKPKNFTCEVCGKVFNAHYNLTRHMPVHTGARPFVCKVCGKGFRQASTLCRHKIIHTQEKPHKCNQCGKAFNRSSTLNTHIRIHAGYKPFVCEFCGKGFHQKGNYKNHKLTHSGEKQYKCSICSKAFHQIYNLTFHMHTHNDKKPFICGTCGKGFCRNFDLKKHIRKLHDNASCLSGGNDSSRGHQN from the exons ATGCTCACACCAAGTTGGGTAGAAATGGCGAGCTCTCTCCCTCTGGAAACAGTGATGTCCTGCCCGAGACTAAACGACAGGAGCGGGGCCACGGCGGCACCCAAGTCCCTGGCCTTTTCCATCGACAGAATCATGTCCAAGACGTCGGAACCGAAAGCCGCCGCAGCGGAGGAGGAGCGCAGCGGAGTACTTGAGGGATCCGAGGGGAAGAGGACGTTCGGCTTGTGTACCCCAATTCCCTGCATGATCCCGATCCAGCCGTTCAGCTACGACCTGCAGGCCAAGGCTTTAATGAACTATTCAGAGTTTTGGAAAGTTAATTTCAGGGGAGCACTATGCACTTCAGCGGCCATGTGTCAATCCAACTGCGGGGTCTGTGGTAAAGCGGACGCGGGAGTCAAGCACTCTGTGTTGCCGGGAAGCAGGGTCATCAAGCCGCAGGTGATACACCAAGCGCTGGCCATGCCCACTAACGGATCGTTGTGCTATTTCAATTACTTGGACTCGGCTTATCATCAGTCCGAGCTGCTGAGCGGACATTTATTTTCCTCAGCAATCGCGAACTCTCAAGCACAAGCCATAAGCGCGCATCAGAAGCTTCTCTTGTTGGAGAACGCCAAACTTGCGTGCGTTTCACCCGAGAAATTCCCCACACCTCAGTACCCACATAAAGAGCATCTCCCTGGGCAGCTGGACCAGATAGTGCGGGAGAACCACAGTCTGACTGAGAAGAACGGAGTGAAAGCGCACAGCAAAACGAATAACTGCTCCGCTGATGGGAAACCCAAGAACTTCACGTGTGAAGTTTGTGGAAAG GTCTTCAACGCGCACTATAACCTGACTCGTCACATGCCGGTGCACACAGGCGCGAGGCCGTTCGTGTGTAAAGTATGCGGGAAAGGTTTCCGACAGGCCAGCACATTATGTAGACATAAAATTATTCACACACAg GAGAAACCTCATAAATGTAACCAGTGTGGAAAAGCTTTCAACAGAAGCTCGACTTTAAATACACATATCCGAATTCACGCGGGCTACAAACCATTCGTCTGCGAATTTTGTGGGAAGGGCTTTCATCAAAAAG ggaattACAAGAATCACAAACTGACCCACAGCGGCGAGAAACAGTACAAGTGTTCAATCTGTAGCAAAGCCTTCCATCAGATCTATAACCTCACGTTTCACATGCACACGCACAACGACAAGAAGCCCTTCATCTGTGGGACCTGCGGGAAAGGCTTCTGTAGGAACTTTGACTTGAAAAAGCACATACGGAAACTGCACGATAACGCCAGTTGTTTATCCGGCGGAAACGATTCTTCCAGAGGACACCAAAACTGA